Proteins encoded together in one Chryseobacterium taklimakanense window:
- a CDS encoding inorganic pyrophosphatase: protein MIPNFQAHPWHGIPAGKNAPEVVNVFIEIVPSDTIKYEIDKLSGYLKVDRPQQFSNIIPALYGFIPRTYCHDEVKKLAIESGSEDVKMGDLDPLDICVLSSHNIHAGGLLMEAIPIGGFKMIDKGEADDKIVAVMVGDHAFGHVRDITELPEAEVKRLKHYFLTYKNLPDEPAKCRIDEVYGAEHAKQVIEASQKDYANKFGGY from the coding sequence ATGATACCAAATTTTCAAGCCCATCCATGGCATGGGATACCAGCAGGGAAGAATGCACCGGAAGTGGTAAATGTATTTATCGAAATCGTGCCTTCCGACACCATTAAATATGAAATTGACAAGCTTAGCGGCTATCTTAAAGTAGACCGTCCGCAACAGTTCTCGAACATCATTCCTGCTCTGTATGGTTTTATTCCAAGAACCTACTGCCACGACGAAGTAAAGAAACTCGCTATAGAAAGCGGTTCTGAAGATGTGAAAATGGGTGACCTCGACCCTTTGGATATCTGTGTTTTAAGTTCGCACAACATCCACGCCGGAGGGCTTTTGATGGAAGCTATTCCAATCGGTGGTTTTAAAATGATTGATAAAGGTGAAGCTGATGACAAGATTGTTGCAGTAATGGTGGGCGACCACGCGTTCGGCCACGTTCGTGATATTACTGAACTTCCTGAAGCTGAAGTAAAACGACTCAAACATTACTTCCTTACCTATAAGAACCTTCCGGATGAACCGGCCAAATGCAGGATCGACGAAGTATACGGCGCAGAGCACGCGAAACAAGTCATAGAAGCTTCGCAAAAAGACTACGCTAATAAATTTGGCGGATACTAA
- the radC gene encoding RadC family protein produces the protein MSIKFLAEDDRPREKFLLKGRNSLSDAELLAIIIGSGNRDESAVDLCRRILKSVDHNWHNLSQLTIKDLMRFSGIGEAKAISIAAALEIGRRRAAQEVPDRKRIGSSAEAFQIFKPHLSDLQTEEVWAVFVNQSNKVLHLSKMTSGGITASMVDVRTLFKTALEHFATGIFLAHNHPSGNLKPSEDDRRITKQVSEAGKILNIILIDHLILNQTSYFSFADEGLL, from the coding sequence ATGTCCATAAAATTCCTAGCTGAAGACGACCGCCCGAGAGAAAAATTTCTGCTGAAAGGCAGGAATTCACTTTCTGATGCCGAGCTTTTGGCAATTATCATAGGCAGTGGAAACAGGGATGAAAGCGCAGTAGATCTGTGCCGCAGAATTTTAAAATCTGTAGATCACAACTGGCATAATCTGAGCCAGCTCACAATCAAGGATCTAATGAGGTTCAGCGGGATTGGTGAGGCAAAAGCCATCTCGATAGCCGCGGCTTTGGAAATCGGACGTCGGCGCGCCGCACAGGAAGTTCCCGACAGAAAACGGATTGGCAGTTCAGCCGAGGCCTTTCAAATTTTCAAACCCCATCTTTCAGATTTGCAGACCGAGGAAGTGTGGGCGGTTTTTGTAAATCAGAGTAATAAAGTGCTGCATCTTTCAAAAATGACTTCCGGCGGAATTACCGCTTCAATGGTCGATGTGCGCACGCTCTTCAAAACCGCTCTGGAGCATTTTGCCACGGGCATTTTTCTGGCACACAACCATCCTTCAGGAAATCTAAAACCCAGCGAGGATGACCGGCGTATTACGAAACAGGTCTCGGAAGCGGGTAAAATTTTGAACATTATCCTCATCGACCATTTGATTCTGAACCAAACATCGTATTTCAGTTTTGCTGACGAAGGCCTGTTATGA
- the pdhA gene encoding pyruvate dehydrogenase (acetyl-transferring) E1 component subunit alpha has product MKEFSKEVYLKWYADMTMWRRFEDKCRSLYLKQKIRGFLHLYNGQEAIPAGFTHAMDLSKDSMITAYRCHIHPMAMGVDPKRIMAELCGKATGTSGGMGGSMHIFSKEHRFYGGHGIVGGQIPLGAGIAFADKYFDRKAVNICFFGDGAARQGSLHETFNMAMNWKLPVVFVVENNQYAMGTSVKRTANHEDIYKLGLGYEMPCMPVDAMDPEKVAEAAYEAIERARRGDGPTFIEARTYRYRGHSMSDAEPYRTKEEVEMHKQDDPIHLLKDRILKNNWATEQELEEIDNNSRNFVEECVEFMENSPYPDPEKIYDYVYAQEDYPFLDKLEN; this is encoded by the coding sequence ATGAAGGAATTTTCTAAAGAGGTCTACCTGAAGTGGTACGCTGATATGACGATGTGGAGAAGGTTTGAAGACAAATGCCGTTCTCTTTACCTAAAACAGAAAATCAGAGGATTTTTACATTTATACAACGGTCAGGAAGCTATTCCTGCCGGTTTTACTCACGCGATGGATCTGTCGAAAGACAGTATGATCACCGCTTACCGTTGCCACATACATCCGATGGCGATGGGCGTGGATCCGAAGAGAATTATGGCTGAACTTTGTGGTAAGGCCACGGGAACTTCCGGAGGTATGGGCGGTTCTATGCACATCTTCAGCAAGGAGCACCGTTTTTATGGCGGACACGGTATCGTAGGCGGGCAAATTCCTTTGGGAGCCGGGATTGCTTTTGCGGATAAATATTTTGACCGAAAAGCCGTGAACATCTGTTTCTTCGGTGACGGTGCCGCAAGACAGGGCTCGCTTCATGAAACCTTCAATATGGCGATGAACTGGAAACTTCCTGTAGTATTCGTGGTTGAAAATAACCAGTACGCGATGGGAACCTCTGTAAAAAGAACTGCAAATCACGAAGATATTTACAAACTTGGCTTAGGTTACGAAATGCCGTGTATGCCTGTAGATGCCATGGATCCTGAGAAAGTTGCTGAGGCAGCTTATGAAGCAATAGAACGGGCAAGAAGAGGCGACGGACCTACGTTCATCGAAGCAAGAACTTACCGTTACAGAGGGCACTCTATGTCCGATGCTGAACCCTACAGAACAAAAGAAGAGGTTGAAATGCACAAGCAGGATGACCCAATCCATTTGCTGAAAGACAGAATTTTAAAAAACAACTGGGCTACAGAACAGGAGCTTGAGGAAATTGATAACAATTCCAGAAATTTCGTTGAAGAATGCGTAGAGTTTATGGAAAATTCACCGTATCCTGATCCGGAAAAAATCTACGATTACGTGTACGCACAGGAGGATTACCCATTTCTTGACAAATTAGAAAACTAA
- a CDS encoding ABC transporter ATP-binding protein, producing the protein MIRAKNIHKSYGDLEVLKGVDLHIKIGEVVSIVGESGAGKSTMLQILGTLDVPSNPSKYGTEITIDGQSFLNMNDRQLSRFRNENIGFVFQYHQLLPEFTALENVLLPTKIAGKNEKEYLEKAYSLFEDLNIAERLHHKPNEMSGGEAQRAAVARALINSPKIIFADEPTGNLDSKNADDLHKLFFDLRDKYNQTFVIVTHNPNLAEITDRKLVMKDGLIVSKY; encoded by the coding sequence ATGATTAGAGCTAAAAATATTCATAAATCCTACGGCGATTTAGAAGTTTTGAAAGGTGTGGACCTGCATATCAAGATTGGTGAAGTGGTCTCAATTGTCGGGGAATCTGGTGCGGGAAAATCAACAATGCTCCAGATTCTCGGGACTTTGGATGTGCCTTCCAATCCTTCAAAATACGGTACTGAGATCACTATCGACGGACAATCTTTTCTTAATATGAATGACCGGCAGCTTTCCCGGTTCAGAAACGAGAATATCGGTTTTGTATTTCAATATCACCAGCTTTTGCCTGAATTTACAGCGCTGGAAAATGTTCTTTTGCCTACCAAAATAGCAGGTAAAAATGAAAAAGAATATCTTGAAAAAGCCTACAGCCTTTTTGAAGACCTCAATATTGCCGAAAGATTGCACCACAAGCCCAACGAGATGTCGGGTGGGGAAGCGCAAAGGGCGGCCGTAGCACGTGCTCTGATTAATTCACCCAAGATTATTTTTGCGGATGAACCTACCGGAAACCTGGATTCAAAGAATGCGGATGACCTGCATAAGTTATTTTTTGATCTCAGGGACAAGTACAACCAGACTTTCGTCATCGTGACGCACAACCCCAACCTCGCGGAAATCACAGACCGCAAGCTCGTGATGAAAGACGGGCTGATTGTTTCAAAGTATTAA
- a CDS encoding DUF7935 family protein → MDFSQYLPYAAAFIIAIPFLVLCRQFVYSYIALKEKELQLLSVKSGGENRLQAYERMTLFLERMKPANLVNKFDKNLKPHEFIFLTEKSISEEYDYNSSQQLYISKLSWQNITAAKNNIIQLAHKTYENLSSDSNLEEFKTVFLMNYVNGDDYVSQALENLRREYLILSK, encoded by the coding sequence ATGGATTTTTCACAGTATTTGCCCTATGCAGCCGCCTTCATCATTGCCATTCCTTTTTTGGTTTTATGCAGGCAGTTTGTGTACAGTTATATTGCTTTGAAAGAAAAGGAATTACAGCTTTTATCGGTAAAATCAGGTGGCGAAAACCGTTTGCAGGCCTATGAACGCATGACGCTTTTCCTGGAAAGGATGAAACCTGCAAATTTGGTCAACAAATTTGATAAAAACCTGAAACCCCACGAATTCATTTTCCTTACTGAGAAATCCATTTCCGAAGAGTATGATTATAATTCTTCGCAGCAACTTTATATTTCGAAACTCTCGTGGCAGAACATCACCGCAGCCAAAAATAATATCATTCAGCTTGCGCATAAGACTTACGAAAACCTGAGTTCAGACAGTAACCTTGAAGAGTTCAAAACCGTTTTCCTGATGAATTATGTGAATGGCGATGACTATGTTTCGCAGGCTCTCGAAAATCTTCGCCGCGAATATTTAATCCTTAGTAAATAA
- a CDS encoding BlaI/MecI/CopY family transcriptional regulator, with protein sequence MKINALTPAEENLMLLIWKLGSPFMKDIMEALPEPKPHHNTVSTYLKILVEKEYLSTEKIGRIFKYSTTVPFEEYRKFILAPFLENFFNNSASELLKMLISENLLKPSDLNDYFEIKTAVVPILQPKEETKGSDISSFITELTSDKPKKVKDKKKKRKKK encoded by the coding sequence ATGAAAATAAATGCCCTGACGCCGGCGGAAGAAAACCTCATGCTGCTCATCTGGAAACTCGGCTCCCCGTTTATGAAAGATATTATGGAGGCTTTACCGGAGCCGAAACCGCATCACAACACCGTTTCCACATACCTGAAAATACTGGTTGAAAAAGAATATTTAAGCACTGAAAAAATTGGGCGAATTTTCAAATACAGCACAACGGTTCCGTTTGAGGAATACCGCAAGTTCATATTAGCACCTTTTCTGGAAAATTTTTTCAATAATTCCGCTTCAGAACTGTTGAAAATGCTGATTTCGGAAAACCTTTTAAAGCCTTCTGACCTGAATGATTATTTTGAAATAAAAACGGCCGTAGTTCCCATTTTGCAACCCAAGGAAGAAACGAAAGGAAGCGATATTTCAAGTTTTATTACCGAGCTGACTTCTGATAAACCAAAAAAAGTGAAGGACAAAAAGAAGAAGAGAAAGAAAAAATAG
- a CDS encoding DUF4153 domain-containing protein — protein MKEKFKQIWGKADDIILRYPMVLTMALIAAISSVVAIELDTQQNQFVVTKLVMTACLGISLMFAVKMLSQRIGKEFLMQILALGILAVFFYVLPNSQRDFTEAYAFVLIPSYILSHLLVSFIPFFGEKRELKFWQYNKNLFINIFLTAVFTGVLVGGVMLAILAVDNLFDLNFNEDLYPKTFLFLAILGSCFIFLLFNDKGLSQLESDSSYPQILKFFTQFVLIPLLLIYVVILYFYFGKILIHWELPRGWVSYLILAYSVVGILALLLVHPLKEDSTKSWVKVFSKVFYYSLVPLLVMLFTAIFTRILEYGYTEARYYVLLLAAWLTAVVLYFIFIKKPTIKFVPVSLFAFGLFALIFPYFNAFSVAKRSQKNELEKVLVTNNLLANGKIDFNKKIKNTVADEVANKMDYLYKRFEEDYIYSLLGNEQVSRLKKTEKTGYRDIHYSILGFFKYKTAEPSAVKRVEIYTLNSLVKIDGYRYMARVQDYEQKGINIGRDKITVRNNLRNSKPQLLVKLNEDQSVDLLPFIQRKLSEYQPQIERILVDDISTEFTLGKYRVKILFGSLTKEKLKNDQYFFSDAVLLIK, from the coding sequence ATGAAAGAAAAATTCAAACAGATCTGGGGAAAAGCGGACGACATCATCCTTCGCTACCCCATGGTTTTGACCATGGCACTGATTGCCGCGATTTCTTCGGTTGTCGCGATTGAGCTGGACACTCAGCAAAATCAGTTTGTGGTAACAAAATTGGTAATGACCGCCTGCCTGGGGATTTCGCTGATGTTTGCCGTAAAAATGCTTTCGCAGCGCATCGGTAAAGAATTCTTGATGCAAATTCTTGCTTTGGGAATTTTGGCGGTCTTCTTTTATGTACTGCCCAATTCTCAACGGGATTTCACTGAAGCATACGCTTTCGTACTGATTCCGAGTTATATACTGTCGCATCTGTTGGTTTCTTTCATTCCATTTTTTGGTGAGAAACGTGAACTGAAATTCTGGCAATACAACAAGAACTTATTCATCAATATTTTCCTGACTGCGGTATTTACAGGTGTCTTGGTTGGCGGCGTGATGCTCGCAATTTTAGCTGTTGACAATCTTTTTGATCTAAATTTCAATGAAGATTTATACCCGAAAACATTTCTGTTTCTGGCCATTTTAGGAAGCTGTTTTATTTTTCTGTTGTTTAATGACAAAGGCCTGTCACAGCTTGAAAGCGACAGCAGTTATCCGCAAATCCTGAAATTTTTCACTCAATTTGTACTCATTCCGCTGCTGCTGATTTATGTGGTGATTTTGTATTTCTATTTCGGTAAAATTTTAATCCATTGGGAATTACCGCGCGGCTGGGTTTCGTACCTTATACTGGCCTATTCAGTTGTCGGGATTTTAGCATTATTGCTCGTTCATCCGTTGAAAGAAGATTCTACGAAATCTTGGGTAAAAGTATTCAGCAAAGTATTTTATTACTCGCTGGTACCGCTTTTGGTGATGCTTTTCACGGCGATTTTTACCAGAATTTTAGAATACGGTTACACCGAAGCTAGGTATTACGTGCTTTTGCTTGCGGCTTGGCTCACGGCAGTGGTTTTATATTTTATTTTCATTAAAAAACCAACCATTAAATTCGTTCCGGTTTCGCTTTTTGCATTCGGATTGTTCGCGCTCATTTTTCCTTATTTCAATGCATTTTCCGTTGCAAAGAGAAGCCAGAAAAACGAACTTGAAAAAGTTTTAGTTACGAATAATTTACTCGCAAACGGAAAAATTGATTTCAACAAAAAAATTAAAAATACCGTCGCTGATGAAGTTGCCAACAAAATGGATTATCTCTACAAAAGGTTCGAAGAGGACTATATTTATTCGCTTCTCGGCAATGAGCAGGTCAGCAGGTTAAAAAAAACAGAAAAAACCGGCTACCGCGATATTCATTACAGCATTCTGGGATTTTTCAAATATAAAACCGCTGAACCTTCCGCAGTAAAACGTGTTGAAATTTATACATTAAATTCTTTAGTGAAAATCGATGGTTACAGGTATATGGCAAGAGTACAGGACTATGAGCAAAAAGGAATAAATATCGGCAGAGACAAAATTACGGTACGGAATAACCTCCGAAACAGCAAACCGCAGCTTTTGGTTAAATTAAATGAAGATCAGTCCGTTGATCTTCTGCCTTTCATCCAAAGGAAACTTTCAGAATATCAGCCACAAATAGAGCGAATCCTGGTTGATGATATTTCCACAGAGTTCACCTTAGGAAAATATCGGGTAAAAATTCTTTTTGGAAGCCTTACAAAAGAAAAACTCAAAAATGATCAGTATTTCTTCAGTGATGCTGTTCTTTTAATTAAATAG
- a CDS encoding pyruvate dehydrogenase complex dihydrolipoamide acetyltransferase has protein sequence MAEVITMPRLSDTMTEGKVAKWHKKVGESVNEGDVLAEIETDKAVQDFESEIKGTLLYIGVEEGNAAPVDSVLAIIGNEGEDISALKGGSSAPQAESAIASNPGVPEEFKTENQNTPTETSQPVEKEGGADTAAGKAEIPAGVEVITMPRLSDTMTEGKVAKWHKNVGDNVKEGDILAEIETDKAVQDFEAEVNGTLLHQGVAEGGASAVDTVLAIIGPAGTDVSGILSGGSKKPAAPTQAEAAPQENKTAEPAKTVESSTTGDRVAISPLARKMAEEKGIDVASLQGSGENGRIVKKDIENYKASAAQPAQAAASSVAAPAAAQAARNFVSGETTETPNSQVRNIIAKRLSESKFSAPHYYLMVEINMDKAIEARKEINSLPDTKISFNDMIIKAVAMALRKHPQVNSSWGGDKIIHHGDINVGVAVAIPDGLVVPVLKHTDQMNYMQISAAVKDMASRAKSKGLKANEMEGSTFSVSNLGMFGIETFTSIINQPNSAILSVGAIIEKPVVKDGQIVVGNTMKLSLASDHRVVDGATGAEFLQTLRTYLEQPLTLLL, from the coding sequence ATGGCTGAAGTAATTACAATGCCGCGTCTTTCGGATACCATGACCGAGGGGAAAGTTGCAAAATGGCACAAAAAAGTGGGGGAGTCAGTGAATGAGGGCGATGTTTTAGCAGAAATAGAAACGGATAAAGCGGTTCAGGATTTTGAATCTGAAATTAAGGGAACGCTTCTTTATATTGGTGTAGAAGAAGGCAATGCCGCGCCGGTAGATTCTGTACTGGCAATTATAGGAAATGAGGGTGAAGACATCTCTGCCCTTAAAGGTGGAAGTTCTGCTCCGCAGGCTGAAAGTGCCATCGCATCAAACCCCGGTGTGCCTGAGGAATTTAAAACTGAAAATCAAAATACACCAACTGAAACATCACAGCCTGTGGAAAAGGAGGGAGGCGCCGATACGGCAGCCGGTAAAGCTGAAATTCCTGCGGGTGTTGAAGTGATCACAATGCCAAGGCTTTCTGATACCATGACGGAAGGTAAAGTTGCAAAGTGGCACAAAAACGTAGGCGATAATGTGAAAGAAGGTGACATCCTTGCGGAAATAGAAACCGATAAAGCAGTACAGGATTTTGAAGCGGAAGTTAATGGAACGCTTCTACATCAGGGCGTTGCAGAAGGCGGTGCTTCGGCGGTAGATACGGTTCTGGCAATTATCGGTCCTGCAGGAACCGATGTTTCCGGAATATTATCGGGCGGTAGCAAAAAACCGGCAGCACCCACCCAAGCGGAAGCTGCTCCTCAAGAGAATAAAACTGCAGAGCCTGCAAAAACTGTAGAATCTTCAACAACTGGCGACAGGGTAGCAATTTCACCGTTAGCCAGAAAAATGGCAGAAGAAAAAGGAATTGATGTAGCATCACTACAGGGTTCCGGCGAAAACGGAAGAATCGTAAAAAAAGATATTGAAAATTATAAGGCAAGTGCAGCACAACCGGCACAGGCAGCAGCGTCTTCTGTTGCAGCTCCGGCAGCGGCGCAGGCAGCCAGGAATTTTGTTTCGGGAGAAACTACTGAAACGCCAAATTCACAGGTTAGAAACATTATCGCGAAAAGGCTTTCGGAAAGTAAATTCTCGGCACCGCATTATTACCTGATGGTTGAAATCAATATGGATAAGGCGATTGAAGCGAGAAAAGAAATAAATTCGCTGCCGGACACCAAAATTTCTTTCAACGATATGATTATTAAGGCTGTAGCGATGGCTTTAAGAAAACATCCACAGGTGAACTCATCCTGGGGCGGCGACAAAATCATTCACCACGGTGACATCAATGTCGGTGTCGCGGTGGCAATTCCTGACGGACTGGTAGTGCCTGTGTTAAAGCATACGGACCAGATGAACTATATGCAAATCTCCGCGGCGGTGAAAGATATGGCATCCAGGGCAAAATCTAAAGGCCTGAAGGCTAATGAAATGGAAGGTTCCACTTTTTCGGTTTCAAACCTTGGAATGTTTGGTATCGAGACTTTTACGTCAATCATCAACCAACCGAATTCTGCAATTCTTTCAGTAGGTGCGATCATTGAAAAACCGGTTGTAAAAGACGGACAAATCGTCGTTGGAAATACAATGAAACTATCACTTGCAAGTGATCACAGAGTGGTTGACGGCGCTACAGGAGCTGAATTCCTTCAAACATTACGGACTTATCTCGAGCAGCCTTTAACTTTATTACTTTAA
- a CDS encoding phosphatase PAP2 family protein, with the protein MQNNVTAHPIVIFLSKFISNFFNPLTSLFLYFAYYSSKHYDLKKSLYEFLPILLILILPISAWIYWNVRKGNYTNMDVSNRKQRNSLYIFIAVAMLVYLLINFMIDGQIDYTMLFLFILLILMQISNYFIKSSMHTAINIFAAALFFAQNQILGLAWLFIAVMVGITRIILKRHTPKEVLMGAAIASMVSFFYLYIYIQNQ; encoded by the coding sequence ATGCAAAATAATGTAACTGCTCACCCCATCGTAATTTTTCTTTCAAAATTCATTTCAAATTTTTTCAATCCGCTCACCTCGCTTTTTCTCTATTTCGCGTATTACAGCAGCAAGCATTATGATCTGAAAAAGTCCCTGTATGAATTCCTGCCAATCCTGCTGATTCTTATTCTGCCAATCAGCGCGTGGATTTACTGGAATGTGCGGAAAGGCAACTACACAAACATGGACGTGTCTAACCGGAAACAGCGCAACAGCCTGTATATTTTCATCGCTGTGGCGATGCTGGTTTACCTCTTAATTAATTTTATGATCGACGGACAGATTGATTATACAATGCTGTTTCTTTTCATCCTTTTAATATTGATGCAGATCAGCAATTACTTTATTAAAAGTTCGATGCACACCGCCATCAATATATTTGCCGCTGCACTGTTCTTTGCCCAGAATCAGATTTTGGGCTTGGCATGGCTTTTCATCGCTGTTATGGTTGGAATTACCAGAATTATCCTGAAACGGCACACACCGAAAGAAGTTCTCATGGGAGCCGCGATAGCCTCTATGGTTTCTTTTTTCTATCTTTATATTTACATTCAAAATCAGTAA